A region of the Acidimicrobiales bacterium genome:
GGGTGGTCCGGCGTTCGCGGCGGACTCCGGGCTCGGTGGTCACGAACCTCCGGCCGATGCGGACGGCGCACCCCGATAGGGCCTACGGTTCCATACTGAAGGTGCCGATATGTCGATCGTGATCATGATCCCGAGCGGGGGAAAACCGTGAAAAGACTCGCCGTCGTTGTTGCCGCCATGGCCCTGGTCCTGTCGGTGCTCACCCTGGCTTCCCCAGGTACCTCTGCTGCCGCTCCTGGCGACCAACGGGTGGATGTCATCGTCCAACTCGCGCCCAGCGTCGGCGTGTCCGCCACCTCGGCGGATCACGAGCGGCTCGGCGTCGACGTGCAGGAGTCGTTCCGCAATGTCTTCAACGGCTACGTGGCCAACGTCGCCGAGTCGGCCATCGAAGATCTGAGAGCAGACCCGCGGGTCTTGAGCGTCGAGGTGGATCAGGCCGTCCACGCGACCGCGCAGAGCACCCCGCCCGGTATCGAACGGATCGGTGCGGCGAGCCGCGACGAGTTCGTCAATGAGGCGGACGACGTCAGGGTCGACGTCGACGTGGCCGTCCTCGACACCGGAATCGACGGGGATCATCCGGATCTGAACGTCGTCTACGACGTCAACTGTCTCGAGGTTCCGAGCGCCTGGTGGTGGGGCACGTTCTTCGAGCGTTGGTTCGGAGGTCCTCCCGCCGAGTACCCGTGCCAGCCCGACGGCAGCGAGGACGGTGACAGCCACGGCACCCACGTCGCAGGGACGATCGCCGCGCTCGACAACGGCGTCGGCGTGGTCGGTGTCGCCCCCGGCGCCCGCCTGTGGAACGTCAAGGTCCTCGACAATGCCGGGGACGGGACGATCTCCTCGATCATCCGCGGCCTCGACCATGTCGTGGGGCTCGGCTCGCAGATCGAAGTCGTGAACATGAGCCTCGGGTGTGTGTGCCAGAGCTCAGCGCTCGACACCGCCATCGCCAACACGATCGCGGCCGGCGTGGTCGTCGTGGCCTCTGCCGGAAACAACGGCATCGACATCGCGAACACCCGACCGGGTGGCAACCCCGACGTCATCGGGGTGTCCGCGTTCGCCGACTACGACGGTGCCCCCGGCGGCAACGGGTCTGGTTGTGCCACCCCCGACGACACACGTGCTTCGTTCTCCAACTACGGCACGGGCGTGGCGGTAGCGGCACCGGGCGTCTGCATCCGGTCGACCGTCCCGGGTGGCGCCTACGGAACCAAGAGCGGTACGTCGATGTCCTCGCCGCACGTGGCCGGTGCCGCAGCGCTGCTCGCGAGTGCCGACAACCCGAACAACCGCAGCGATGTCCTCGCGATCCGCGCGGCGTTGGTCACCAACGGCGTTCAGGACTGGGTGGACAACAGCGGCGACGGAGTGCTGGAGCCGCGCGTGAACGTCGCACCTTCGGCCTTCGACCCCTCGACCGTCGCGGGCACTGAGGATCCGCCGCCGGGGAACCAGCCGCCGACGGCGTCTTTCACGGTCTCGTGCGACGAACTCGAGTGCACCTTCGACGCGTCGGGTTCCTCCGACGACGATGGCGTCGTCCGCTACGACTGGGTCTTCGGTGATTCCGCGACGTCGTCGGACGGTCCGTCCGTGGCGACGCACACCTACGCCTCACCGGGCACGTACACGGTCGGGCTCACCGTGTTCGACGCCGAGAACCTCTCCGGCTCCACAACCCGATCGGCCCAGCCGTTCGAGAATCAGCCGCCTACGGCGTCTTTCACGGTCTCGTGCAACAACCTGACGTGTTCGTTCAATGCGTCCGGGTCCTCCGATGACGGTGGGATCGTCTCCTACACGTGGGACTTCGGCGACTCGACGGGGACGACGGAGGGTGATCCGAACACGTCACACACCTACGCCTCGGCAGGCTCCCGTACGGTCACCCTGACCGTCGAGGACGGCGCCGGCCTCGACGACTCGACGACGCGTTCGGCGAACCCGACCGACCCGCCCGCGGTGAGCATCACCGCCGACGTCGTGCTCACCGACGGCTTCTTCATCGACCGCTTCAACATCACATGGAGTGGGGCGACGACCTCGACCGTCGACATCCGACGTGACGGGGCGCTGCGGACCACGACCGCGAACGACGGTCAGTTCACCGACTCGATCTGGTTCAACTCCCGCACCCACTCCTGGCAGGTCTGCAACAGGGGCAGCCTCACCGAGTGCTCGGTGCCTGTCATCGAGTGACCGCCACGCCCTGAGGTCCGGCCACGGTCGGCTTCAGGTGGAAGCCTTGGCGTTCGCGCTGCGCAGGCGGTCGGCCATGATGCCGAGCACGGAGGTGGCGAAGCCGGGGGTCTGCTGGACCATGAACTCGAAGCGCTTCCGGTCGATCCGCACGACCTCCGCATCGCTGCGCACGGTGGCCGACGCGGAGCGCGGTGAATCGTCGACGAGAGCCATCTCGCCGAGGATCTCACCTGCGCCGAGTGTCTGAACGACGTTGTCGCCGACGGCGATGTCGATCTCGCCCGACTTGATGACGAACATGTCGTCTGCGGGGTCACCTTCGGAGAAAAGAACATCCCCGGCGGCGAGCATTTCGCCCTCGCGGTTCTTGAACAGGTCCAGCGTCCTCATGGATCCAGAACCTACTCGGCCCGCCAGGTCCGATCGGCGGGATGTCGTGATGTTCCCGCCCCGTTTACCGCAGGTTCGGCCCGTAGCAAGGCCACGTTCATCGCCGGCGTCGGTCGAGGCCGACGGACGCGGGTGAGATCGCTACCATCACGGTCGATGGTGCCCAGAATGCGTGAACGATGACCCACCCGATCGTCGTCATCAGACAACCCGGCCACACCCCCGTCCACCTGTCGGTGCGTGAGCCGGTCGAGATCGGCCGGGAGTGCGGCGGACTCATTCTCGCCGACCCCCAGGTATCGCGCCGCCACGCGGTGATCCGGCCCGCCCGCGGAGAAGGGGTCGAGATCGACGACCTCGGCAGCACCAACGGCACGTTCGTCGCCTCCACCCGCCTCACCAAGGCGGTCCGCCTCACTCCCGGCGTCGTCGTGCGTCTCGGCCAGACCACCGTCGAGCTCGAAGCACCGGTGCGCCAGACCCCGGCCCGTTCTCAGACCAGCAAGGGCACCATGATCGGCGGCGCCCCTCCCACCGGGGGCGACGCGCCCGACGGCCGTGTACGTCCGGCCGCCGGTGCAGATGCGGATATCCGACGGACCTCGATCGAGATGGTCGCCGAGGCTGCGAGGGAGAGCGGTCCGATCGCCCAGCACGTCGTCGCCGGGGATCAGGGAACGGTGACGATCGTCTTCAGCGACATCGAGTCGTCCACCGACAGGGCGCTCGCTGTCGGCGACACCGTGTGGATGGAGATGCTCGAGACCCACAACGACATCATCCGTCAGAACCTCACCAAGTTCGGCGGGCGGGAGATCAAGAACCAGGGCGACGGGTTCATGTTGAGCTTCCCCGGGGCGCGTCGTGCCCTGCTGTGCATGATCGCAGTTCAGCGCGAGCTGGACCAGCTCGAGAAGAGCCGTCCCGAGGTGGCCGTGAAGATCCGTATCGGGCTGCACACGGGTGAGGTGATCGCCGACAGCGACGGGGACCTCTTCGGCAAGCACGTCATCATCGCTGCGCGGATCGCGAACCTTGCCAGTGGTGGCGAGATCCTCGCGTCGAGCCTCGTCAAGGAGATCAGTTCGGCTCGCGGTGACATCGACTTCGGGGATCCCCGTCAGGTCGAGCTGAAGGGCGTCGGCGGCGAGCACCTGGTCTATCCGGTGCTGTGGGAGACGAGCGCAGCCGTCGACTCCTGATCCGGGTCAGCTGATCGTCGTGGCGAACTCGTCGTAGCCGCGGTCGTCGCGCCCCGCGCCGGTGTCGATCTCGTCGTCGGGGTCGGCATCACGCACGGCCTCGCTCAGTGATCCGGGAGCGACGTAGCCGAGGATGAATGTGCCGATGGTCGGCAGCAGCACGAGCGGCACCCACGCCGACGCGGGCACGGCGGCGATCCTGACGACCGACAGACCGACCGTGACGAGAAGACCGACCCCGAGGCCCAGTGCGGCGAACTGTGCGCCACGGGTGAACCGGTTGGCGCGCAGGCGACGTCCGTAGACAGCTGCGGCGAGCGAGGCGATCGTGAGCACGGTGAAGAGGAGGATGGCGAGCGCGAACCAGCCGAGGGCGGAGGTCGCGTTGCCGCGGACGTCGGCGATGAACTTCGTCGAACCCACGACTTCCCGGTCGAGGTCGTAGAGCGTCAACTCCGCTCGCACGAGACCTGTGGCCTGGGACTCGAGGTCGAAGAACTCGAGTGGAAGCTGCACCGAGGTCGAATCGCCGGCGTCGACGGGGACGCCGACCGTCGTCTCGTAGGTGAGGAAGCTGACGCCGATCACGCTGCCCGTCACCCTCAGCCAACCGACCGTGACCTCCTCGTCGGTGGTGTTCGTGACGGTGAGAAAGATCTCGTTGTCCGGACCGGGTCGGAGTTCGGCCGGATCCGAACTCGACGCATCCGCAAGGTCGACGCCGTTGATCGTGGCATCGATGTCGACGTCGTCGGCCGAGGCGGGGGGTGCGGCGAGGGCCACCATCAGGACCACCGCGGCAGCCATCGTGGCGAGTCGACGGATCATCGGTCTCCTCCGGGTCGGCGGGCCGCCGGGTTGGACGGCACCAGTCGGAACAACAGGGCGAGCAGGCCGGCGGTGACGATGACCACCACGACGGTCCGGCCGCCGCCGGGAGCGGCGCTCGATGTCGAGATCAGAATCGGTTGGATCAGCACCGATGCTCCGTCGCAGAACACCTCGACCTCGTGGAGGCCCGATTCGATGCCGAGGGTGGCGATACTGAGGGTGTCGCCGTCGTGGGGCCCGTCGACTGGGACGCCATCGACCGTGGCGGTCAGCTCCCCCGCGCAGTCGGGAAGGGCAATGACCAGCGGACGTCCCGCCGTGGCACCGAGGACCTGGGCCGCCGGCGCAGGGTCGGCGCCTACGGCGACCTCACCGTCGTCGTCGGGCGCGGCGGTGGGCGACGGGGTCGGTTCGGCTGTCGGGTCGGCTGTGGGTTCGGCGGTGGGCGACGGGGTCGGTTCGGCGGTCGGGTCCGGTGTCGTTGCGGGGGTGGGGTCCGTGACGGGTGGCGTCGTCGGGGTGGGCGAAGGTGTCTGCGTCGGAGATGGGGTGGCTGCGGGGGTGGGCGAAGGTGTCGGCGTCGGAGATGGGGTGGCTGCGGGGGTGGGGCTCGGCGTCGGGGTGACGGTGGGCGTCGGTTCGGTCGTGGGCGTCGGTGTCGGCGTCGGGTCGATCGTCGTGATCGTGATCGTCACGTCAGCCTGGTTGGAAGTGGCGCCGAAGACGTCCGTGACCTCGTAGGTGATCGTGTCGGTGAACACGGCGTCGGCGTCGATATCGCCTCCGGCCGTGCCGATCGCCGTCGGGTCCGGCGTGTACAGCACTGAACCGTCGCCGTTGGGCGTGGCGGTCCCGAAGGTTCCGTTCGTGACGATGGTGACCGTGCCGGGGTCGATCGGGCTGTCCGGATCGGTGACGAGGGGCGTGATCCAGAACTCGACCGGACCCTCGCCCGAGGCGATCTCACCCGGGCCCGCCGTCGGGGTGACATTGCCGGGTTCGACGACGATGATCACGGTGGCCGTGTCGGAGCCGTAGGAGTCGGTGATCCTGTAGGTGAACGAGTCGACGCCGCTGAACCCCTCGTCGGGCGTGTAGGTGAAAGACCCGTCGCCGGAGACCACGGCCTCACCATTGGCCGGGTCCGTCAGCTTCTCGGGGGTGGCCACCTCGTCGTTGGAGGCGTCGTTGCCGAGTACGCCGTCGGCGGGCACGACGAGTGGTGTCTCGAAGGCAGTCGTGTCGAAGTCGTCGGTGGCGATGGGGCCGGCCGGTCCCGGGCCTGGAACCGTGATCGTGACCGTCGCACGGCCACACTGGTCCGACTCCTCGAAGTCGGCCGACAACCCCTCGTCCGACTCGCCTTCGAACCCGAAGCTCCAGCAGACGTCGTAGATGAAGGAGTCGGCGCCGTAGAAGCCCGCGTTCGGGGTGTAGGTGAAGAAAGGATCTTCGAAATCGGAGTCGTCGACGGCCGTGGTGCCGAAGGCGGGGCCGCTGCGGACGCGGATGTCGACGAGGACGTCACCCTCGCCGACGCCGTCGGGGATCCCGACGTCGTTCAGCAACACCTCGACGTCGACGGGGGTGCCCTGTGGGGTGGAAGTCGAGTCGTCGCGGGCGCCGACGGTGATCACGGTGACCGCAGCGCCCGTGCAGACCGTGGCCGCGGCGCCGACCTCGGAGTCGGGCACGCTGTCGACGAAGAACTCGCAGATCTCCCAGTCGAAGCTGTCGGGGCCGAGGTGGTCGGGATCCGGGACGTAGGTCCAGTCCGCCGAGTACCCGAAGACGATCCCGTCACAGCATTCGCTGATCTCGTAGCCGTCGAAGGTCAGCTCACCGTCCGTGGGGCCGCCGGTGACCGACGGCGGATCACCGGGGACGTCGGAGCGGTCTTCGTCACTGATGAAGGCGAACACCCGGTCGCCGTCGGGATCGACGTCCCTCTCCGAAACGTAGAAGGTCCCGTCGTTCGTCTCCGGTCCCTCGAAGACGTTGACCGTGACGGTGGCGACGTCCCCGCTCTGATTGCCCGCCGTGTTGACCCGGTAGGTGAAGCTCGTCACGTAGGTGCCCGACGCGGGGTCGTAGTCGAGCTCGTCGCACTCGTCGTCGACCGATGCGGTCACGGTGCCGCCCTCGCCGACGAGGTCGCACAGGAGAGTGCCGGTGGCCGGGAGCGACGCGACGGTGATCGTTCCGTCGTTGAACGGCGACGGACCGTCCGGGTCCGTGTCGTTGTCGGTGATGAAGAGATTCGTCGTCTCGCCGCCGTAGACGAACTCCGTGTCGTCGACTGCCACGGGGGGCTGGTCCTCACCGAGGGTGATGGTCACCGTTGCGACGTTGCTCGCATCGATGCCGTCGCTGGCCTGGTAGGTGAACGACGTCGAGGTGAAGCCGCCCAGCGGATCGGGAAGCGAGTAGAAGCAGATGGAGGTGAAGCAGTCGAGGTCGCCGCGGGCGTCGTCGAAGCCGGGACCGGGGCTGGTGAACTCGAGGAAGTCATCTTCGGGATCCGGGTCGGTGTCGTTGCCGAAGGGGGAGATGATGATGCTCTCGCCGTCGCCGGCGTTGGCCTCTGTCACGGTGACGTCGTCGTCGACGGCGGTCGGAGCGACGTTCGTCGACGCCGTCACCGTCACGGTCACGGTCGCCGTCACGCACTCGAGGGTCGGATTCGAGTCACAGAGCTCGTAGTCGAAGGTGTCGATCAGGGGGAACGGACCGGCGTAGGACTCCGGCGGGTTGTACTCGATGACCCCGTTCGAACTCTGACAGGTCGAGAAGCAGAAGAGCTCGCCGCCCTGGTCGCTCGTGTCGCTGCTGCCGCCTTCGAGGCCGATGGAGACGTCACCGCCGAAGCCGAAGAACCCGTCCCAGGCGTCGTTGTCGGTCACCGGAATGTCGACGTTGCGGTCGATTGCCACCGTGGCGGTGTCGTCGACCGCGGCCGGCAGGTCGGTCGGGTCGACGTCGATCGTGACCGTGGCGGTGTCGCACAGCGGGGTGGGCGAGGTGTCGTCGCACACCTCGTAGACGAACGAGTCGGTCGTCGGCGCGACGGCGGTGGGTGTGTAGCCGATCTCGTAGGAGCACTCGCCTGTTCCGCTGTCGCAGTCGACGGTTCCGGAACCGGGGCCCGAGACGAGCGAGTAGTCGAGTTCCTCGGGCGGGCCGTCGTCGGGATCGGTGTCGTTGGCGGACACATCGATGTAGATGGTCTGCCCGATCGTCGAGCCCGAATCGTCACGTGCGATCGGCGCGAGGGGCTCGGGACGGACCACGTCGATGCTGGCCAGGCCGGTCGCCGCGGCTCCGAAGATGTCCTCGGCGGTGTAGGTGAACGAGTCGGGCCCGAAGTACCCGGTGTCGGGGGTGTAGGTGACCGTTCCGTCGCTCTCGACGACGATCGACCCGTGGTCCGGATCCGAGGTGGCGGTGACCGAGACCTCGTGACCCTGGGGGTCCACGTCGTTGGCGGCGGGGTCGAGATTCTGGGGCAGGTCCGTCGTCACGGTGAACTCGTCGTCGGCGGTGCGGGGAGCCTCCAACTCGACGCCTACCGTGACGGTCGCCGACGGAGAGGTCACCGGGCCGATGCCCTCGATCGTCGCCGTCCACGTGTAGGCGAAGGAGTCGACGCCGCCGAAGCCGTCATCGGGTGTGTAGGTGACGGTCCCGTCCGATTCGCCGGTGGCGGAGCCCGATGTGGGGTCTGTGGTGACGGCGATGGAGAGTTCCGAGACGAATCCCGAGTCCAGCGGGAGCAGCCCGTACGAGTCGTTGGCGAGAACGTCGAGGGCGGTCTGACGCGTGGCGGTGGGCGCGTCGGGTTCGGCGATCGCGAACACGTCGTCGACGGCGGCCGCGCCGGGGGACGGCGGAGCGGGTGGGTCCACGGCGCCGGCCGGGCCGATGGAGCCGACCCAGGTGAGCACCGACGCGACCAGCACGGCGGCTGTGAAGCCGCCGACGAGCTTCGGACGGGAGAGTCGGGTCACCACGGGGTCCCAGGGGGTCGTGAGGCGGGTGGTGGTGTCGGAGCGTGAACAACCGACCGTGCAAGCCTAGACGTCAGGGGTGCAGGCCTGCCAGGCCGCGAGCGGCGGTCAGGCCGTACGCGATGCCCGCCGGATGCGGCCGCGCCGTCCGACCGTGAGCAGCGCCCAGCCCAGCGCCGCGCTCCCGACCGCTCCGGCCAGGGCCGCGACGATCAGGTGGGGGACCGTCGGCTCGCCGTAGCCGAGCACCGCGCCGAGCGCGACGAACAGGAGGCCGACGAAGGCGCCGGTGATGAACATCCCCACGAGTGCGGAGATCTTCCGGCGTCCCTTGCGGAGGGGCCTGATGTTCGATTCGAGGTAGGCGAACACGGCGAGCGCGAGGATCAGGGCGATCGCACCGGACCCCGTCAGCCAGCGACCGGTGTTGTCGATCTCGAACTCGTGGCTGACGACCTCTGACCCGTCGGTGTCGGTGAACACGAGGCGGCCGGTGGCCGATCCGCCGACGTACCAGCGGGCCGAGCTGGACTCCCACACGATCGGTTCGCCGACCTCGACATCGGCCGGGCCGATGTCGGTCAGCTCGATGTCCGCGCCGACGATCTCGAGGCGTACCTGGTCGGCGCCCGGGATGATCTCGGAGATCACCAGCGTCGTGTCGCCGGTGAGGTCCAGGTCGATGGTCCCGTCGGTGACGTCGGTTCCGTTGATCGTCACGACGCCGGGCTCGAGGCCGCTCACTCGGTCCACGCTCCCGAAGCCGACGATTCCGATGATCGCGGCGACGACGAGAGCGACCACCCCGACCACGAGTTGGATCACCGGGAACGCCGGTGGGGTCAGCATCTCGCCGACGGAGAGGAGGTCCCCGGCTTCCATTGCCGTGCCGCCTCCGGTGCGCTTGGCCGGGTGGAACGCACTCGATGACGGTCGGATCGCCTGGGTGGGTGCGACTGACGCCATGCCTGCGGCCTGCGTGGCCAGCGGGTCGTCGGTCACGATCGGGTTGTGGGTCGTCCGCATCGACGCCGAGAGGCGTTCCGAGCCGTGTACGGGAACGCCTGTCGCGTCGCCCCAGTCAGGACCCCAGGCGGTGGCTGCCGCCTCGCCGAGAGCGCAGCCGAAGTCCTCGGCGGTGCTGTAGCGGTCTTTCGGGTCGCGGGCGAGGCTCTTCATGACGACGGCCGCGATTTCCGGTGGGGTGGCGGGCGCGACGTCTCCGATGTCGGGGGGATCGGTCGTGATCCGTTGCGTGAGCAGTGACAGCGGACCGCCGTCGGTCGGCTCGTACGGCAGCCGCCCGGAGAGGAGTTCGAAGAGCATCGTGCCGGCGGCGTAGACGTCGGCGCGCTCGTCGACGTCACGTCCCTCGGCCTGCTCGGGCGCCATGTAGGCCGGGGTCCCGAGGACGCTGCCTTCGACGGTCGCCTTGGTGGTTGCTCCGTTCACGACCTTGGCGATCCCGAAGTCGGACACCTTGAGGGTGCCGGCCTCGTCGAAGAGGAGGTTCTCCGGCTTGATGTCGCGGTGCAGGATGCCGCGCTCGTGAGCGTGCTGGAGGCCCGCCGCGGTCGCGATGACGAGCGCGCAGCTCTCCTGAGGTGTCAGGCCGGTGTCGATGAAGCGCGACCACACGGTGCCGCCCGGCAGTGCCTCCATCACCAGAGCGCACATGTCGGGGCGTTCCACGAACTCGTACACCGGCACGACATGGGGGTGGCCCAGGCGACCGAGAGCCTTGGCCTCGGCGAGGAACCTCTCCCGAACGGTCTGATCGCGGACGAAGGCCTCCGGCAGTTCCTTGATGGCCACGGATCGGCCGAGAGACTTCTGCTCGCCGAGATACACGATCCCCATCGCCCCGCGGCCGAGTTCACGCACGATCGAGTAGTCGGGGAGGGCGTCCGCGAGGCGGGTGTCGGGGTTCACAGCGCGCAGGCTAGTCGTCGGATCGTGTCCGCAGGGACTACGGAGTGGTCGTGGCGGTACCGTCAGCGATGTGTCAGATCGAGTGGACGCGGGTGCTGGGGCGACTCGGGAGCGGGGACGTGTCCCGTTGGATCCCGCGCTGGCGGTCGAGATGGTCGAACGCTGCCTCGACGTCACCTGCGCCATCGACGGTGAGGGTCGCATCACCTATGTGAGTCCCTCGGTGACCGACGCGCTCGGGTACGAACCGTCCGACGTCCTCGGGAGGAGCTTCCTCGCTTTCATCGATCCGACGGACGTCGAGCGGGCGATGGCGGTCTATGTGGCCAGCCGGACGCGCTCGGAGCCGGACGGGGCAGCGAACTACCGCCTGCTCCATGCCGACGGTTCCTGGGTCCGCTTCGACATCACCGGTGTACCGCTCGACGACACCGCGCCCCACGAGGATTTCGTGCTCCAGTTGCGGCGTGGTCAGGACGCCCATCTGCTCACCCAACTCCTCGAAGGGCTTCTGGCAGGGGCCGACACGGCCGAGGTGCTTGCGCCGCTGGTCGACTTCGGCGGCTGGCGCTCGGATCAGTACCTCTGCACGGTCGTGTGGGAGGACGTGAACGGGGTCCTGCGCCGGGTGGGCGACGTGGTCGCTGCCGAGATCTGTGGTCTTGCCGACGTCGATGGTCCGTGGCGTGACGCCCTCCAGGCAGGCACCGAACGGATCGTGGACGCCGCTTCGCTCGATGCCGGCTTGGCCCGACATGCCCGCGATGGCGACCTCCATACAGCCTGGATCGTCCCGGTGCCCGATCGACGTGGTCGTCGTGATGCCGTCATCACGGTGTGGACACGGCGTGTGGGGCTGGCGGTGGAACTCACGGCCAGCTGGGTCCGTGTGCTGAGAGATCTCGTCGAGGTCATCCTCGCCTGGCGTGATTCCCTGGAGCGCCTCGAGCACGCCGCCCGACACGATGACCTCACCCGTCTGGCCAACCGTGCGACGTTCGCAGCGGAGTTGGCGGCCGCTTCCGGAGGCGAGAAGTCCCTTCTGTACATCGACCTCGACGGCTTCAAGCCTGTCAACGACATGCACGGGCACTCGACCGGGGATCTGGTCCTGCGGGCGGTCGCCGAGCGGATCCGATCCGCGGTGAGGCCCGGAGACGTCGTGGGCCGTGTCGGCGGTGACGAGTTCGCCGTCCTGTGTCGGGACTGCGGTCGTCATGAGGCCGCGGCCATCGCCGACCGGGTGCTCGCGGTGCTGTCAGAGCCGATCGTGGTCGGTGCGACGACCTTCGGTATCACCGCGAGTATCGGTATCGCGGCGGGCACCGATGCCGAGGACCTGGTGGATGCCGCCGATCAGGCCCAGCTCCTGGCGAAGCGGGCGGGCGGCGACACAGCGGTGGTCCACGATGCCGCCGCATCGGACGTGCCGTCGCGCGAATGACCTCGGTCCGTCGGGGAACAACCCGGCGGTACGCTCGGTTCTCCTCCCGTGACCACCGGCCCCTTCATCATGAACGCATCGCTGCTGGGTTCGATCCCCAGCCCCTCGGACAACGGAATCGAGATCGGCCCGCTGAATCTGCGCGCCTACGGAATCCTCATCGCGCTGGGGGTCATCGCAGCGGTCTGGTTGCTCGGACGGCGACTCGAGCAACGGGGCGGGGACCCCGAATGGGCATCGCGGGTGGCCGTCTACGCGGTACCTGCGGGTCTCGTGGGGGCGCGTGCCTATCACGTGTTCACGAGCTGGGACCGGTTCTCGGGTAACTGGGGCGAGGCATTCGAGATCTGGAACGGTGGCCTCGGTATCCCGGGCGGCGTCGTCGGGGGCGTTCTCGGCGGCCTGTATGTGATGAGGCGCGACGGGATCCCCGTGGCGGCGTTCTTCGACGCGGCCGCGCCGGCGCTGCCTCTCGCCCAGGCGATCGGGCGCCTCGGCAACTGGTTCAACCAGGAGCTCTACGGAAAGCCGACGGACCTTCCGTGGGGTCTCGAGATCGATCCGGAGAACCGGGTGAGCGGTTTCGAGGCCGACGAGACCTTTCACCCCACATTTCTCTACGAGGCGCTCTGGAACGTCGCGCTGGTCGGGTTCCTGCTGTGGTTGGACCGGCGCGGCGTCCTGCGTCCCGGTCGTCTGTTC
Encoded here:
- the lgt gene encoding prolipoprotein diacylglyceryl transferase, with the translated sequence MTTGPFIMNASLLGSIPSPSDNGIEIGPLNLRAYGILIALGVIAAVWLLGRRLEQRGGDPEWASRVAVYAVPAGLVGARAYHVFTSWDRFSGNWGEAFEIWNGGLGIPGGVVGGVLGGLYVMRRDGIPVAAFFDAAAPALPLAQAIGRLGNWFNQELYGKPTDLPWGLEIDPENRVSGFEADETFHPTFLYEALWNVALVGFLLWLDRRGVLRPGRLFAVYVLGYATGRIWIEAIRIDTSEELLGVRWNVWLMGGLILGAIAFLVWSRLSAPAPAAPDSWAGGDSVEEIEASESGD
- a CDS encoding GGDEF domain-containing protein, which codes for MDPALAVEMVERCLDVTCAIDGEGRITYVSPSVTDALGYEPSDVLGRSFLAFIDPTDVERAMAVYVASRTRSEPDGAANYRLLHADGSWVRFDITGVPLDDTAPHEDFVLQLRRGQDAHLLTQLLEGLLAGADTAEVLAPLVDFGGWRSDQYLCTVVWEDVNGVLRRVGDVVAAEICGLADVDGPWRDALQAGTERIVDAASLDAGLARHARDGDLHTAWIVPVPDRRGRRDAVITVWTRRVGLAVELTASWVRVLRDLVEVILAWRDSLERLEHAARHDDLTRLANRATFAAELAAASGGEKSLLYIDLDGFKPVNDMHGHSTGDLVLRAVAERIRSAVRPGDVVGRVGGDEFAVLCRDCGRHEAAAIADRVLAVLSEPIVVGATTFGITASIGIAAGTDAEDLVDAADQAQLLAKRAGGDTAVVHDAAASDVPSRE